In the Babylonia areolata isolate BAREFJ2019XMU chromosome 34, ASM4173473v1, whole genome shotgun sequence genome, one interval contains:
- the LOC143277475 gene encoding uncharacterized protein LOC143277475 codes for MAVFTGIVLFIAVIVSHLLSSDDGTVMAAAQAGTGTVPQEFLAFLEQHQKQTAAAPSSGDTIPKQSSSPLPQPAPPPPVPPPPPSAPAVSQAPTAEQLLQYQQVIKQQQQQLQQLQQVRQQLQQQQKSLTQPQPQPQPPPPPSLPPPQHPPPPEVSPHRLQEAQRQLQQRIEEERARHQRHQQQIHEQQKQIQQLQEEHHRLEQQRLHLQQLQEQQRRLQEAKERQRQQQLQERQQRLKELQEQEQKLRQMQEQQRRLQQIEEQQRQLQRMREEQKRLQQLEMRRQQLQQLQDQERRLAEQQQRLERQKQQLQRQRQQTEQQLHSLQKRPSSIPNPLPPPPPPSPPLANPNPLLSLGGGGGGGGLPPPRRHPPSPPAPMPLFVGLPPPRSPPPPSPRAPAGLHVPLSLPPKSLAGPVSARSPNSLPPVPLASPAHRAPTFPFHPHPNSPAAPSAHSTVIARTRQGTIDFVPREHKPRPPPPPAPLPLHHHQRPVSPVRGSPALPLPPPRSPSPLSLAPGNMAALMQRFKAAASRTVGASAGGVGSLMPHVPSVLGGPRPALPLPRPQPGARKGTVFSSMPMPREFQLKAQTMGRQMCVTQYYESLGCMDPAAALPPGTKTDGLMLSCASPTSIHLCQRVGSSLPGSMTSNRNNMALALMMQTSSSKGLLEQCLTPHTFTSSMGSMLRAGGPGGAGNPAAMMMMMGGGGMEGGGGMAAMAMMNMMKQQQQQRRQQQLQAQLKSANTNISATTDSNNSSSSTTAVPKATQPPQGHGQGQGQGHGEAKCGSVMPLLMTQGGEGMLQTDPAKAVRDLRQKMLPYTCQDIHHGVFFRMCCPGHVPAPSMMEMMSHCH; via the exons ATGGCTGTCTTCACCGGGATCGTCCTCTTCATCGCTGTCATCGTCTCTCATCTTCTCAGTTCTG ATGATGGCACAGTGATGGCGGCAGCACAAGCTG GCACTGGAACCGTCCCTCAGGAGTTCCTGGCCTTCCTGGAGCAGCACCAGAAGCAGACCGCAGCAGCACCGTCGTCAGGGGACACAATCCCCAAAcagtcctcctcccccctcccccagcccgcccctccacctcctgtcccccctccacccccatcggCCCCCGCTGTGTCCCAAGCCCCCACGGCGGAGCAGCTGTTGCAGTACCAGCAGGTcatcaaacagcaacagcagcagctccAGCAACTGCAACAAGTCCGTCAGCAgctacagcagcaacagaagagcCTGActcagccacagccacagccacagcctcctccccctccttccctgccgcCCCCCCAGCATCCCCCGCCCCCCGAGGTCAGCCCACATCGGCTGCAGGAGGCCCAGCGACAGCTACAGCAGCGGATCGAGGAGGAGCGCGCGCGGCACCAGCGGCACCAGCAGCAGATCCACGAGCAGCAGAAGCAGATCCAGCAGCTGCAGGAAGAGCACCACCGCCTGGAGCAGCAGCGTCTCCACCTCCAACAGCTGCAGGAGCAGCAGCGCCGCCTGCAGGAGGCCAAGGAGagacagcgacagcagcagctgcaggagAGACAGCAGCGCCTCAAGGAGctgcaggagcaggagcagaagcTCCGACAGATGCAGGAGCAGCAGCGACGCCTGCAGCAGATCGAGGAGCAGCAGCGGCAGTTGCAGCGGATGCGGGAGGAGCAGAAGCGGCTGCAGCAGCTGGAGATGCGGCgccaacagctgcagcagctgcAGGACCAGGAGCGGCGTCTGGCGGAGCAGCAGCAGCGGCTTGAGCGGCAGAAACAACAGCTGCAGCGGCAGAGGCAGCAGACGGAACAGCAGCTGCACAGCCTGCAGAAAAGACCGTcttccatccccaaccccctccctccccctcctcccccctccccaccgctgGCCAACCCTAATCCCCTGTTGtcgctgggtggtggtggtggaggtggggggctgccACCACCACGCcgtcacccaccctcccctcccgcccccatgcCCCTGTTTGTGGGTCTCCCCCCTCCTCGctcacctcccccaccttcccccaggGCCCCTGCCGGACTGCACGTACCGCTGTCCCTGCCGCCCAAGTCCCTGGCGGGGCCCGTGTCGGCACGGTCCCCGAACAGCCTGCCCCCCGTCCCCCTCGCCTCCCCGGCACACCGCGCAcccaccttccccttccacccccaccccaactctcccGCCGCCCCCAGTGCCCACAGCACGGTCATCGCTCGGACCCGCCAGGGAACCATCGACTTCGTGCCCAGGGAGCACAAGCcgcgccctcccccaccccccgccccgctccctctccaccaccaccaacgtccCGTTTCCCCGGTGCGCGGGTCCCcggcactccccctccctccccctcgctccccctcccccctctctctggcccCCGGGAACATGGCGGCGCTCATGCAGAGGTTCAAGGCCGCCGCTTCCAGGACGGTCGGGGCTTCTGCCGGAGGAGTGGGAAGTCTGATGCCGCACGTGCCGTCCGTGTTGGGCGGCCCTCGCCCCGCCCTCCCACTGCCCCGCCCCCAGCCCGGCGCGCGGAAGGGCACCGTCTTCTCCAGCATGCCTATGCCGCGGGAGTTCCAGCTGAAGGCGCAGACGATGGGTCGGCAGATGTGCGTCACGCAGTACTACGAGTCTCTGGGCTGCATGGACCCCGCCGCCGCTCTACCGCCGGGCACGAAGACCGACGGTTTGATGCTGAGCTGCGCCTCGCCGACCTCCATCCACCTGTGCCAGAGGGTGGGGTCCAGCCTCCCGGGCTCCATGACCAGCAACCGGAACAACATGGCGCTGGCGCTGATGATGCAGACGTCCAGCTCCAAGGGGCTTCTGGAGCAGTGCCTCACGCCGCACACCTTCACCTCCTCCATGGGGTCCATGCTCCGGGCCGGGGGTCCAGGGGGGGCAGGGAACCCCGccgccatgatgatgatgatggggggaggggggatggaggggggagggggcatggcgGCGATGGccatgatgaacatgatgaagcaacaacaacaacaacgacgacaacaacagctccAGGCTCAACTCAAATCAGCCAACACCAACATCTCCGCGACcaccgacagcaacaacagcagcagctccaCCACGGCTGTTCCCAAGGCTACGCAGCCTCCCCAGGGTCACGGCcagggtcagggtcaaggtcacggGGAGGCCAAGTGCGGGTCAGTGATGCCTCTGCTGATGACGCAAGGCGGGGAGGGCATGCTGCAGACGGACCCCGCCAAGGCCGTGAGAGACCTGAGGCAGAAGATGCTGCCCTACACCTGTCAGGACATCCACCACGGGGTCTTCTTCAGGATGTGCTGTCCGGGTCATG TGCCCGCGCCAAgcatgatggagatgatgagtcATTGTCACTGA